A segment of the Streptomyces sp. NBC_01235 genome:
GCGGGTGTTCAGACGTACGTCGATGTTGCGTCGGCGCAGCTCACTGACGGTGTAGCGGCCCATGTCGGCGCCGACCTCGGGCAGGATCCGGTCGGAGGCCTCGACCAGGATCCACTTCATGTCCTCGGGCTTGACGTTGTGGTAGTAGCGCGTGGTGTAGCGGGCCATGTCCTCCAGCTCGCCGAGCGCCTCGACGCCCGCGAAGCCGCCGCCGACGAAGACGAAGGTGAGGGCCGCGTCACGGATCGCGGGGTCGCGGGTGGAGGAGGCGATGTCCATCTGTTCGATGACGTGATTGCGCAGGCCGATGGCCTCCTCGACGGACTTGAAGCCGATGGCGTAGTCGGCGAGCCCCGGGATGGGCAGCGTGCGGGAGATCGATCCGGGCGCGAGGACGAGTTCGTCGTACGTCAGCTGCTGCGGGCCGGTGCCCTCCTCGTCGGTGGCGAGGGTGGTGAGGGTGGCGGTGCGCTTGGCGTGGTCGACGGCGGTGACCTCGCCGACGACGACCCGGCAGTGCGGCAGGACGCGGCGCAGGGGCACGACGACGTGCCGGGGGGAGATGGAGCCCGCGGCGGCCTCGGGGAGGAAGGGCTGATAGGTCATGTACGGGTCGGGGGTGACGACCGTGATCTCGGCCTCGCCCCGGCCGAGTTCCTGTTTCAGCTTCCGCTGCAGCCGCAGGGCCGTGTACATCCCGACGTAGCCGCCGCCGACAACAAGAATGCGCGCACGTTCCTTCACCATCCCATGACGCACCGGGCGCCGAGGTTTGTCCACAGCCTCGACAATTTGTGTGACCGCGAGTCGGGCGGGAGCGGGGTTGGCCGAAACACCGGAGTGCGGGGCAGGAGTGCAGGTCAGCGGGTGTGCGCCGGGGTGCGGGAAGGGGTGCAATCGGGACGTATACGACCCGTACTCCGATCGGGGGGCGCTCCGTGCGGAACCTGCCCCTTCTGAATTGACTCCCTCTCAACTATGTTCGTGTGTCGACGGGGTGTCAGGGGGAAGCGCTCTGCGGGTCTGCGACGGGCGGGCCCGGGGTGGCCGTCCCCTGTTCCACGCCCCGGCTTTCGATGGCGGGGAGAGTCTCCGGGGGGAGACGTCATTACCGGGGGATCATTCATGCACATTCAGAACTCGCATTGGTCGTCCGCATCGGCACTCGCATCCGGCGGCATGGTCGGTGCGGTCGGTGCGACGGTGGGAAACGGACGCGGAGACGGCGCGCGGTCAGCGCCGCTGCGCGTGGACGCACAGCGCAATCTGGAGCACGTACTGAGGGCGGCACGCGAGGTCTTCGGCGAGCTGGGGTACGGCGCGCCGATGGAGGACGTGGCGCGGCGCGCGCGGGTCGGCGTCGGCACGGTGTACCGGCGGTTCCCGAGCAAGGACGTCCTGGTGCGGCGGATAGCCGAGGAGGAGACCTCCCGGCTGACCGACCAGGCGCGGGCGGCGCTCGGCCAGGAGGACGAACCGTGGTCGGCGCTGTCGCGCTTCCTGCGGACGTCCGTGGCGTCCGGCGCCGGGCGGCTGCTGCCGCCGCAGGTGCTGCGCGTCGGGGTCGCCGAGGACGGCGCCGAGGGTGCGCCGGTCGACGAGACGCGGGTGCCGCAGCAGCGGACCCAGCCGGTCGGCGGCGAGCTGCGGCTCGTCGCGGACGACGGCACGACCGCGGCCGTCGAGACCGCCGGGGCGGTGGCGCTGCTCGAGGTCGTGGGCCGGCTCGTGGCGCGGGCCCGGGAGGCGGGCGAACTGCGCGCCGACGTGTCGGTGTCGGACGTGCTGCTGGTCATCGCGACGGCGGCGCCCTCGTTGCCGGACCCGGCCCAGCAGGCGGCGGCCTCGGCGCGGCTGCTGGACATCCTGCTGGAGGGCCTGCGGTCGCGGTCCTCGTGACTCGTGGCTCGTGGCTCGTGGCTCGTGGCTCATGGCTCGTGGCTCATGGCTCGTTAGGGTGACTGTGGGGTGGGGTGCCGTGCGTTCCTCACCCCCGGCCACCCTGTCGGGCATGCGGGGCATTTCGGTCGGGTGCCTCAACTGCAGCCCGCCGTACGACAGTTGAGCCTTCCGCGTTCGGGCGAAACCCGGGACTGGGTTGCGACGAGTCCCCGCGGACGAGTGGAAAACCCGTCCCGCGGGGTCCTGGCCAAAAAGCCGACACCCACCCCGACTCCGACGCCCACTCCGACCTCCACACCCACTCCGACCCCCGCACCCACGCCCACGCCGCCGCCGGCCGTCTACCCGCTGAGCGAGCTGTCCTTCGACGTCAACGGCGATGGGACGGGGCCCGAGATCCGGCTCGGCGACAGCAGCTGGGTGTGGCAGCGCGACGGAGGGCTGTCCATCGCGGACCGGCGGTACGCGCGCGGGGTGACCGTGCACGGCGACTCCTCCGTCACCATCGACCTCAACCGGGAGTGCGCCGCCTACGACGCGCTCGTCGGCGTCGACGACCTGACGAT
Coding sequences within it:
- a CDS encoding TetR/AcrR family transcriptional regulator, which produces MHIQNSHWSSASALASGGMVGAVGATVGNGRGDGARSAPLRVDAQRNLEHVLRAAREVFGELGYGAPMEDVARRARVGVGTVYRRFPSKDVLVRRIAEEETSRLTDQARAALGQEDEPWSALSRFLRTSVASGAGRLLPPQVLRVGVAEDGAEGAPVDETRVPQQRTQPVGGELRLVADDGTTAAVETAGAVALLEVVGRLVARAREAGELRADVSVSDVLLVIATAAPSLPDPAQQAAASARLLDILLEGLRSRSS
- a CDS encoding NAD(P)/FAD-dependent oxidoreductase, which translates into the protein MVKERARILVVGGGYVGMYTALRLQRKLKQELGRGEAEITVVTPDPYMTYQPFLPEAAAGSISPRHVVVPLRRVLPHCRVVVGEVTAVDHAKRTATLTTLATDEEGTGPQQLTYDELVLAPGSISRTLPIPGLADYAIGFKSVEEAIGLRNHVIEQMDIASSTRDPAIRDAALTFVFVGGGFAGVEALGELEDMARYTTRYYHNVKPEDMKWILVEASDRILPEVGADMGRYTVSELRRRNIDVRLNTRLESCADRIAVLSDGARVPARTVVWTAGVKPHPLLAATDLPLTERGRLKCTPELTLDGATHAWAAGDAAAVPDVTADEPGKETAPNAQHAVRQAKVLADNIARSLRGEPLQTYAHKYAGSVASLGFHQGVAYLYGRKLKGYPAWFMHRAYHLSRVPTFNRKARVLAEWILSGLFKREIVSLGSLEHPRAEFELAAGGKPSDESPRDPKGSS